A stretch of DNA from Terriglobia bacterium:
TCAACATCGTCTCGTTGTAGACCTGGCCGGGAACCAGGCCGAGTACACGTCGGACTTCGTCGGCTGTGAACTGTTTGTTTCCCGGTTTCCCGTTACTTTGACATCGCCGATCCGATACTGATCGTTCTCTTCGATCTTGATCGTGATGAAATATTGATTCTCCAACCTCCGGCCGACCTGGACTCTTTTTACTTCGACAACCGGATCGGGGAGGTTGACGCGGATGTAACCGTGGTCGGCGTAGAGTATCTTTATCCTGGTCACATCATCCTGCAGCTTCAAATCAGGGGTATCTTTTCCCACCAGCACACTGGAATTGCTCCCTTCCTTGATCAGTTTCATCGCGCCTTTGATCTGGGCAGCAGTGAAGACATGATTCCCCTGGATATTGATCTTTTGGATTTTGACCTTGGGGGTAACCGTTACCGGTGTCTGTGAGACGTTCTGTGGATATGCAGCCGCTGCCACGTATACGAGAGGCGTTCCCAATGCCAGAATCGCTATGATGCTGAAGAGAGTGACTCCGCGCGAACATTTCGTTCCATCCAGAATGCGTTGGATGCGATCCTTCTGCCGGCCGTATCGCGCCATCGGAACGCCCTGTAAGCCGGCTCTGCGCACTCCCCGCTGCATGAAGTCCAGCAACATTTCAGCGTACGCGGCGCGCTCAGGCATTGCAGCGATGGCCGCATCGTCGCTCGCTTCTTCTGCCACCTGTACGATACGCCGGTGAAGGAGCCAGCTCAGGGGGTCGTGCCACAGCAGAGCCCGATGAATCGCCGAGACGAACTGTACTGCCGGATCGCGGCGACGGACGTGGGAGCACTCATGCGCCAGTACGGCATTGACCTTTGCGGCGTCCCATTGACGCCAATCGCAAGGAAGCACGACTGCGGGCCGCGAGATCCCGAGTGTCACTGGAGCAGTAATGTCTTCTGATTCACGAACCTCAATTCCTTCCAGCGCACGATCGGTTGCGCGGCTGTTGCGCAGCAAGTGGATACTGATCGCTATACCTACGCCCAGCCGCAGCATGAGCACCAAAACGCCAACGACGTATATCAACAGAGCCGCGCGACCCCAGTTAAGGCGCCCGAATATGCCCCAATTGCGCTGATCCATCCCCATGTCCGCCTGAGGACCTGCAAGCGATGCCACTGCCGGACCATCCTGAAGGGCGACCGGTTTTTCAAAACGAGTTGTCATCGACGTCGCGAAGGGAATGCCCGGCAGCACTGCGCCGAGCAGCGGAATTGCCAGCGATGCGCTCAGTATTACTGTCCAGGCGGCCCAGCGGATCGCGGGGTCCTTTACTCGCGCCGCCAGAAGCAACAGTGCCCCACTCAGGATCAGAATCGAGGAACGTAACGGCCATTCCACTAAAAAGCTCATGGCTGTCATATTTTCTTTTCCTTTCGCGAGGCAATCTTCGCCGCCAGTCGTTGCAACTGTTTCGGCTCCAGCAGTTGGTTATCCACCAATCCGACCAGCAACTCTTCCACGGATCCGGCCGACCGCCTGATCGCCGCCGCGGCCGACCGCCACAACATTGAGCTTTGGCAAAGCTGAAAGGTTTTCCGTAACGGTACTTTCGGGCGCTGCCGCTTTGACCGGCGCCTGAACGATCTATCGCCCGGTGCGGGTACAGGGCCGGCTCCTGCGAAGCGCCGGGAAAGGCTCGGTCAGATGCAGGCCGTAACCGAGGCACGCGAATGTCA
This window harbors:
- a CDS encoding M56 family metallopeptidase, whose protein sequence is MSFLVEWPLRSSILILSGALLLLAARVKDPAIRWAAWTVILSASLAIPLLGAVLPGIPFATSMTTRFEKPVALQDGPAVASLAGPQADMGMDQRNWGIFGRLNWGRAALLIYVVGVLVLMLRLGVGIAISIHLLRNSRATDRALEGIEVRESEDITAPVTLGISRPAVVLPCDWRQWDAAKVNAVLAHECSHVRRRDPAVQFVSAIHRALLWHDPLSWLLHRRIVQVAEEASDDAAIAAMPERAAYAEMLLDFMQRGVRRAGLQGVPMARYGRQKDRIQRILDGTKCSRGVTLFSIIAILALGTPLVYVAAAAYPQNVSQTPVTVTPKVKIQKINIQGNHVFTAAQIKGAMKLIKEGSNSSVLVGKDTPDLKLQDDVTRIKILYADHGYIRVNLPDPVVEVKRVQVGRRLENQYFITIKIEENDQYRIGDVKVTGNRETNSSQPTKSDVYSAWFPARSTTRRC